The region TTAGTGATTTTTCTGATTGTTTGGTTAGGCGATCGGCTAAATACTATAAATAAGTCCTATTATTTTGTCCTTAAAATCTGAGAGAAAAAATTCCTTTGACTGGGGATGGAGAGACTAAGGCTTTTATTTTGCACTACTTTCGCAGATTAGGAAGAGAAATTTAACTGATTCTAAACTTTAGCAAAGATCCTCTTTTTCCTTGGTTGTGATAGCCTGAGCTGATAAAAAGCCTTATTCACTAACAGAATTAATTATTAATAATGTAGGCAAGCAAAATCCCCCTGGTACCACAGAGGGAAAATGTAAGTGAACCGTGGTCGGTGGATCTGGACGCTAAGAATCCTAACCACCAATCAAATTTTCAGCCACCGGAGTTATGTCGGTTTAAAAACCAGCGTAGGGAACCGCCACACTGCTGAGAGCCTGTTGGAGAAACTGCAACGCAAAAATGGCCAGAATGGGGGAGAAATCAATGCCTCCCAGGGGCGGGATAAAAGAGCGGAAAATATTCAAATAGGGATCGGTCACGGGGCTGAGAAAACCCATGATATTGCCGGCCCACTCCGCAGTTTGAAACCAGGACAGCAAAATACGGACAA is a window of Synechocystis sp. PCC 7338 DNA encoding:
- a CDS encoding YggT family protein → MDLLLSTLVSFINIYLVLLFVRILLSWFQTAEWAGNIMGFLSPVTDPYLNIFRSFIPPLGGIDFSPILAIFALQFLQQALSSVAVPYAGF